In Dama dama isolate Ldn47 chromosome 20, ASM3311817v1, whole genome shotgun sequence, a single window of DNA contains:
- the LOC133040142 gene encoding late cornified envelope protein 3B-like — translation MSCQQNQQQCQPPPKCPSPKCPPKSPAQCLPPASSGCAPTSEGGCCLGPHRRRRSHRCRRQSSGSCDGDGGLQSGRSGCGQGSGGCC, via the coding sequence ATGTCCTGCCAGCAGAACCAGCAGCAGTGCCAGCCCCCTCCCAAGTGCCCCTCCCCCAAGTGCCCCCCAAagagcccagcacagtgcctgcctCCCGCCTCCTCAGGCTGCGCCCCCACCTCCGAGGGCGGCTGCTGCCTGGGCCCCCACAGACGCCGCAGGTCCCACCGCTGCCGGCGCCAGAGCTCGGGCTCCTGCGATGGTGATGGTGGTCTGCAGTCCGGACGCTCCGGCTGTGGCCAGGGCTCTGGGGGCTGCTGCTGA
- the LOC133040143 gene encoding late cornified envelope protein 3D-like, which translates to MSCQQNQQQCQPPPKCPSPKCPPKSPAQRLPPASSGCAPTSEGGCCLGPHRHRRSHHCRRQSSGSCDGDGGLQSGRSGCGQGSGGCC; encoded by the coding sequence ATGTCCTGCCAGCAGAACCAGCAGCAGTGCCAGCCCCCTCCCAAGTGCCCCTCCCCCAAGTGCCCCCCAAAGAGCCCAGCACAGCGTCTGCCTCCCGCCTCCTCAGGCTGCGCCCCCACCTCCGAGGGCGGCTGCTGCCTGGGCCCCCACAGGCACCGCAGGTCCCACCACTGCCGGCGCCAGAGCTCGGGCTCCTGCGATGGTGATGGTGGCCTGCAGTCCGGGCGCTCTGGCTGTGGCCAGGGATCTGGGGGCTGCTGCTGA